TTTATATCAAAGTCACTTCTTCTCATAGAAACAAGCAGTTGCTCCGATTGTTGTCTTCATGTAATCAGACACTGTTAAATGTAACGTGTGTGCTGCTCTGCAGTGATTGGGCAATAACTTGTGCCCCTGAGATAGAAATGCAAATTCCAGTAGTCCCAGTGGTATGATACTGTATTAAATGTCACAGACTAAAACATACCTAGGAACTGAAACTGGAAAAGAGACATGATATCACCACAATAAAACCAGAGTGATGGCACGTACACACTTTTATTACAATATGAAGATCTGCTATATATGTTTAGCCAATTATAAGAAACAAAAGTATTATTTTTAGTGCATGAAACGGAGAGAGAGTTAGTATAATTCTTAGCATCACACAGTACTGGTCCTCAACTTCAATTTAATTTACAGTTAAATTATGTGAAGTGAGTTTCTCTTAAATTATTTTGCTCAGATATCTATAACCAAAAAACTAAAATTATTCAGTATATCATAAGAAATATACACGTGTATGGATGTCAAAATATCTCAAAAATATAAAGATAACATATATTTGTGATTTGTTACAAAGTTGTACATTTTTTGACCCCTCTGGTTTGTCTTCACACTGTCCTCGTTCAACTGGGCTGATACCAAAATAAGACAAACTCTGATTGTGATTGATAACCTTGACTAGTGAAACTTTAGGGTACAATGTCATCATAGCTCGGAGCCTCTGCTTTTACTACTCTGAGAGGTGTTGTGTGGAAGCCATAACCGTCACTTTGGGCTCCTGTGCAAAAAGGTTTACCACCAGTGACCCTTTACACGCTCGCTATGCACCAAACCTACATGAGGCTGGAGGAGCTCGCTCAGCGCGACCCTTGACCTCACTAAGCAGCTGCTCTTTGCCACTGTGGTGACACACTCTACACCTGGTACGGAGACATCTCCCGGGCTTTGATCACCTCCACAGATGAGTTAGAGGTCCATTCATGAATCTGCATATACAAATCCTGTCCTATCCTGCACACCTTTAAACTCTGAATTTATTACGTAATACATGATTATTCTATCTTTTACTCCTTCTTTCAGCGTGGAGATGGAGATGCAGTGTTGCAGGAAGGCAGTAGTGCTGCTCTGTACCATGAAGGCTTTTTCTGGAGGTGTTCTTTTGTAGGTAACGCGGGTGACGACAACCTGATGTGGCATCTCTGGTTCAGTAAGTGACGCGCGTTGTTCAGACGGTTAACCCTTGTGCGTGTCGTTGGCCTGCCGTTGTCTCAACAAGTATTGAAGTGGTATAGCACGCTGCTACAGTCTTTTTACTATTATGAAACAGAATAACAACATGATCATTGATACATTATTAAGAagcattttatgttttatgGGTTGTATGTTATCTTGTCACATTAATGTGACCTTACAAGTGTTTATGTAGTTAAATAAATGCTCCAATTCCTCCTAAATTGTCCTAATCTCTCTCACTATTCAGATTGAATGtcagtttttttattataaaacttTCATGACACCATGATGTCCTGGTAGTCGGTCAGGTGATAATGGCTCGTCTGTTTTCTGATGGGGACTTTGAATGGGGGCTCATAGTCACAGCACCCTTCACTTAGGGGTCCTCGTGAGGGTTTTGCGTAATTATGACCCAGTGGAGGCAAATAACCGGTGTGTGCTCGCTATTAACattcaatttgatttattttccttttctctccagccAATCAGCCTCACTCAAAAGTTTGCATGCAGGCCTACCTCTTCCCGTTCCCCGTGTCTCCTCAGACCCACAATGCCACGGAGCACGATTCGGCAATCAGTAAGTGTCTGTTCATCTACACAGATGTGCCTCTGTGAACAGATTGAGCTGTGTATCCTCAGCGATACAATTGACTAACATTGCGGTTGTCCAGTCTACAGAGGCTTCTGGAGCATTTTTATGCTTATTGGTGTGGCAGCTGTAGTGCTGGCTGGGTTCTTCATCATCTGTGCGGCTCCGTTCGCCAGCGCCCGCTTGTACAAAGCTGGAGGCGGCCTCTTCCTGGCGTCTGGTAAGCCTCTTAAATTCTTTCATTTCAGTTCTTCATGTATTTCcaacataaaaatgttatatataataaacaatGACATATAGTGGCACTTAGCACCAGTACATTGAATAAAACTCCtgtattttgttatatttttcaGACGGTTACTTGTAATTGTATATGTGTTGGTAGTCCTACTTACATAAAGGATCCAAGTTCCTCTCCCACCACTGGTGAATAATAATTGCTGCCTGTTTGTGATCAAATCCGCCTCTCTGCCACCCTTCTGTGCACTAGGTCTTTTCCTGCTCTGCGTGGTGGTGATGTACGTGCTGTGGGTGCAGGTGTTGGATGTGGTCGATGACTACGTTCGCCACCAGCGCTCCACTCTGTGTGACGACTTCCAGCTGTCTCTCAACTATGGTTTGTCCTTCATGTTCGCCCCCATCGGCATCTTCTTCTGCCTCTTGGCCGgccttcttttcctcctcattgGCCGGAGCATCCAGATCCATTGCCACTGACATCGAGCTGCAGCAGGGTGGAGCAAGGTGGAGCAGGGTGGGGGCTTGAGGTGGTTGgagtgtttttagtttgttccAGGGTGAAATCATTGAGACCACTGCTGAGTAATCTCATCACGACAGCCTGAACCGCGTGTCACAGTACACACGGTTCTCTGCTATTCTCAAAATGTCTGCACCAACAGCATAAATATCTGTGCGTAACACCGTTGCTTTAATTTGTGTGTTGGTGGTTGTGAGTTTATGCtcagaaaaatgtaaattaagcAAATGTTGTTATTTGGAGCATTTATTGTCAGCTTGAGAACAAATTATTCTGTTATTTCTTGTATGTTCGTACAGTGTAAAAGAAGTGCAGAATAAAATCGCTTGTGAGGTGGCATGATCTTTTTTGTATATCCTGAAATAGCAATTTTTTTTGTTGGCCACAGTGTTTGCAAAAGATTTaaatgtttgatatttttgtttttgtcctcaaATCCTGGGAAGAGACAAAATCCAAAGGTTTTGTTACTGATTTATATTGGTCACCAActtaaaaagcagaaaaaataaCCTTAAATAAGCATTAAAAAGTCCTTCAAAGGTCTGGGCGCTATAGTTGTTGTTCACACAGCATAGTGTATTTGTTGGGGCACTATTTTTAGCCGCGGCCTTATCCTCCTTTCATATTCTGGTGACTATTTACTACAGTAGGACAGCACATTTGTCTCAACTCAGTATGTTCTGCACAAGGCGGTGTCAGACTCCACACATCATCTTTTGTATTTAcctttctttgtattttgtttcattAATCGGAGTCATCATGGCAACGTGGCGGCCGTTGGCACTAAACACTTTTTATCAGGTGAGTAACTGAATATGAAGTACGAAGGTTTACTCTGCTACGGTCATTAGAGTTTCTCCATATCTAtattttaaatctcttttttattgtttaaccaGTTTGTGTACCGCACAGCTTATTCTGTTTATAAATTGAGTTACAGGCGTTCAATGTATTTTCACGTTGAGTGTATGTAGCTGCTGTTTATGTTGCCTGATTtagtcttttgtcttttctacGTGTGCTGTTAGGTGTGTTATGAGGTTCCGACATAATGTCTGTCCACCTAAATGTTTCTGTCAGTTTTCTGTTTGCTAATAAAAAGGCTTTGACTTTTCAAAGCTTCTAACTTTTGTTACTTGTCCTATTCCAGAGACGAGGCTCAAGAGGACAAAATAACGAATGTATTTCTCTGTGCAACAGTTGAGTCACAGGATCATTGATTTTTAAACCGTTAAATTCTATTGACGATCAAAGGGACGCATTGTAGACATGGGATAGATTAATTATTGTTGGCAATTATCCAACGTAATGGAATCACTGTAATAAAGGTCTGGAATCACAAAACATTCAGCAGAGACACCACAAGAGGGCAGTGCTGTCTCACTTAGGGTTCAGTTTAGAGGCAGAATTCCTATTCTGCTCATCCAGTCTGTGAGTGGAGTATGTGGCGTTCTGCATTTAATCACAATTTCAGAGTTAGGTTCTGTAGATGAAATAATTCACACCTTGGTTGACAGACGCACGGTAATTTCACTCATGAATGGAGCATTTGATCAGGATCTGAATGGACTCCCGTGTCGATTCTCATGTGTCTGTATCAACTCTGTGCCTTTCCAGCTTTATAATATGCTTATCATACGTAAGGAAATGCATCTGTGCTTTGCCACAGAATGCAGGGGGGGAGACACAATGTAAGGCATTACTTTGTGAGATTGACTTTGCCCTCACAGAGGACACTTAGGAACAAGATTCACACTTCCAAATTCCTGAAAATTCAAATATCCGTCTGCACTCTGAGCAAGAGAAGCTccctcacatttcatttcagtcaCATGGGAAGCTACAgcgaagaaaacaactacaggtCACAAGGCCGGCCCAAAGGGGCGTGCTGACATCGACAAATCATGAGATAAGGATTTAGATTTGTCTCGGGCCTGATTAGAGTCGTCCTTTCAACCAATTGTCCCGGTGAACAGAAATTTTGTCTGTTGGACGTCCTGGTTTAAATGAAGCCCTAATAAGATAACAAAAATCTCAATCCAATATACAAGTAAGAGACTGTGAGAGATGTgaagagagagggatggagcaccggagagagagagagagagagagagagagagagagagagagaggcatggGGAGGTTTAATGCAGGTGTGGTGCAGAGTACCTCCAGAAGAAGACGGGCCTTGCAGTCAGTAATGTCATCAGACTCCCAGCTGAATTCAGCGCTGTTCTGCATGATTGCCCATGATAATTGTGTGTTGATAGGGAGCGCCCGAGATGGAGCATAATTTCCACTGAGAGATTCCTAAACAAATACCTGTGCTCAGCAGccggaggtgaggaggagaataGCGGATGAGGGAAGATGGAGGATGAGAGGGTCGTActtccagaggaggagaggcaggaagCGTCAGTCTCACTCGTAGTCTGTTCATCAGGCAACCAAAGCAAGGACATGCAAGACACTGAACTCAGGACACATAATAAGATC
The window above is part of the Gasterosteus aculeatus chromosome 16, fGasAcu3.hap1.1, whole genome shotgun sequence genome. Proteins encoded here:
- the tmem182a gene encoding transmembrane protein 182, with protein sequence MKLSVALFFAGLFGALAAVFILLSFGTDYWLLASETCPPNLDGSVQRGDGDAVLQEGSSAALYHEGFFWRCSFVGNAGDDNLMWHLWFTNQPHSKVCMQAYLFPFPVSPQTHNATEHDSAIIYRGFWSIFMLIGVAAVVLAGFFIICAAPFASARLYKAGGGLFLASGLFLLCVVVMYVLWVQVLDVVDDYVRHQRSTLCDDFQLSLNYGLSFMFAPIGIFFCLLAGLLFLLIGRSIQIHCH